From a single Candidatus Thorarchaeota archaeon genomic region:
- a CDS encoding Gfo/Idh/MocA family oxidoreductase: protein MSGSENRTGLGLIGTGNIGRTHLIGISSLIAAGLVDVDLVALCDTDKQSLKSAAELFEVPTTYTDYANLITDDNVDIVYVCTPTNRHPDIVKAAARAGKSVFCEKPLAHSCPQARDMLAVTQDAGVHAGVDLVLRYDQYLLYARELLKQHDFGNPMLVHIRDDQRFPVDYIYYSRWRGDKSIAGGGTLIEHSIHDVDLLVWLLGKVSDVYARVGFYAGREVEDMASLSLHHKNGAISTIDSIWHWVERPNERYIELFYEKGYIGIRLESGQRFLEYQLQDSPPIKVSAEKANHALLRQLGLDGTGLSADALEALTAVGTERYAALSYAFLNAIKHNQQPTPSFLDAITAHNIVDAAYESANLGRPVDIL, encoded by the coding sequence TTGAGCGGAAGCGAAAATCGAACTGGCTTGGGTCTAATAGGGACTGGTAACATTGGGAGAACTCACCTCATCGGGATTTCTTCTCTTATTGCTGCTGGACTTGTTGATGTTGATCTTGTAGCGCTCTGCGATACGGACAAGCAGTCTTTGAAATCCGCTGCTGAGTTATTTGAGGTCCCAACAACATATACCGATTATGCTAATCTTATTACCGATGATAATGTCGATATAGTCTATGTCTGTACTCCCACCAATCGCCATCCGGATATTGTGAAGGCTGCGGCGCGTGCTGGCAAATCCGTCTTTTGTGAAAAACCACTGGCTCATAGTTGTCCTCAAGCACGAGATATGTTGGCTGTGACTCAGGATGCTGGAGTCCATGCGGGTGTTGATCTAGTCCTTCGGTATGATCAGTATCTGCTCTATGCGCGAGAGCTGCTGAAACAGCATGATTTTGGCAATCCTATGCTTGTTCACATACGCGATGATCAACGATTTCCCGTAGATTATATTTATTATTCTCGATGGCGTGGGGACAAATCAATAGCCGGTGGTGGAACCCTCATCGAGCATAGTATCCATGATGTGGATCTGCTGGTCTGGTTGCTGGGTAAGGTCAGTGATGTGTATGCTCGTGTAGGTTTCTATGCAGGGCGTGAGGTCGAAGACATGGCCTCGCTGAGTCTTCACCACAAGAATGGAGCGATCAGTACTATTGACTCGATCTGGCATTGGGTTGAGCGACCTAATGAACGCTATATCGAGCTCTTCTACGAGAAGGGCTACATTGGGATTCGATTAGAGTCGGGACAGCGATTTCTTGAATATCAACTTCAGGATTCTCCACCTATCAAGGTGAGCGCGGAAAAGGCTAATCATGCGCTTCTTCGTCAGCTCGGTCTCGATGGCACGGGTCTTTCAGCCGATGCTCTTGAAGCATTGACCGCGGTGGGGACTGAGAGGTATGCAGCATTGAGCTATGCATTTCTAAATGCGATTAAACACAATCAGCAACCGACCCCAAGTTTTTTGGATGCGATCACTGCTCATAATATTGTGGACGCCGCATACGAGTCCGCAAATCTCGGACGGCCTGTTGACATACTATGA